From the genome of Microtus pennsylvanicus isolate mMicPen1 chromosome 20, mMicPen1.hap1, whole genome shotgun sequence, one region includes:
- the Lum gene encoding lumican produces the protein MNLCAFALVLALVSGVSGQYYDYDAPLFMYGQLSPNCAPECNCPQSYPSAMYCENLKLKSVPMVPSGIKYLYLGNNQIDHIDEKAFENVTDLQWLILDHNLLENSKIKGKVFSRLKQLKKLHINHNNLTESVGPLPKSLQDLQLTNNKISKLGSFEGLANLTSIHLQYNQLKEDSVSASLKGLKSLLYLDLSFNQIAKIPSGLPASLQTLYLDSNKISSIPEEYFKRFTGLQYLRLSHNQLTDSGVPGNSFNISSLLELDLSYNKLKSIPNVNENLENYYLEVNELEKFDVKSFCKILGPLSYSKIKHLRLDGNPLTQSSLPPDMYECLRAANEININ, from the exons ATGAATCTGTGTGCATTTGCTCTCGTCCTGGCATTAGTCAGTGGTGTCAGTGGTCAATACTATGATTACGATGCCCCTCTCTTCATGTATGGGCAACTATCACCCAACTGTGCACCAGAATGTAACTGTCCCCAGAGTTACCCAAGTGCCATGTACTGTGAAAATCTGAAGCTGAAAAGTGTCCCCATGGTGCCATCTGGCATCAAGTACCTTTACCTGGGTAATAACCAAATCGACCATATTGATGAGAAGGCGTTTGAGAATGTCACTGACCTGCAGTGGCTCATTCTGGACCACAACCTCCTAGAAAACTCCAAGATAAAAGGGAAAGTGTTCTCTAGGCTGAAACAATTGAAGAAGCTGCACATAAACCACAACAACCTGACAGAGTCAGTGGGTCCACTTCCAAAGTCCCTGCAAGACCTGCAGCTGACTAACAATAAAATTAGCAAGCTGGGGTCCTTCGAAGGGCTGGCAAACCTGACCTCCATTCATCTTCAGTACAACCAGCTCAAAGAGGATTCTGTGTCAGCCTCTCTGAAAGGCCTGAAATCACTACTGTACCTCGACTTGAGCTTCAATCAGATTGCCAAGATTCCTAGTGGCCTCCCAGCATCTCTTCAAACTCTCTACCTAGACAGTAATAAGATCAGCAGCATCCCCGAAGAGTATTTCAAGCGCTTCACGGGGTTACAGTACCTGCGTTTATCCCACAATCAACTGACAGATAGTGGAGTACCTGGAAACTCATTTAATATATCATCCCTTCTCGAACTAGATCTCTCTTATAATAAACTTAAAAGCATCCCAAATGTTAATGAAAACCTTGAAAACTATTACCTGGAGGTCAATGAACTCGAAA AGTTTGATGTCAAGAGTTTCTGCAAGATACTGGGACCGCTATCTTACTCTAAGATCAAGCATTTGCGCTTGGATGGCAATCCCCTCACCCAAAGCAGTCTGCCCCCTGACATGTACGAGTGTCTACGTGCAGCAAATGAAATCAATATAAATTAA